GAACCCCTCGGCCAGCGCCACGGCGTACGGCATGGTGACGTTCGTGAGTGCGTACGTCGCCGTGTTGGGTACGGCGCCGGGAATGTTTCCGACGGCGTAGTGCACAACGGAGTGGACGATGTACGTCGGGTTGGCATGTGACGTCTCGTGCGATGTCTCCATGCAGCCGCCCTGGTCGATAGAGATGTCGACGACAACGCTGCCCGGCTTCATTGACTTGATGTTGTCTTCGCTAATCACGATCGGCGCTCTGGCACCGGCAACCAGCACGGCGCCGATGACAAGGTCAGATTGGGCAACAAGCTCGTCGATTGAAGCGATTGACGACCGGATCGTCTTTATCCGGCCGTGGTGTAGTTCGTCGATATGACGGAGACGCGCAACGTTGATGTCGAGGATGGTCACATCAGCGCCCATGCCGGATGCGACTACGGCGGCGTTGGCGCCTGCGCTGCCTCCCCCGATTACGGTGACGGCGGCGGGTGCTACTCCGGGAACGCCACCCATCAGGACACCTCTGCCACCTCTCGGTTTTTCGAGATGGTACGACCCTGCCTGGGCAGCCATGCGGCCCGCGATCTCGCTCATCGGCGCAAGCAACGGAAGCGACCCGTCAGCCATCTCGACCGTTTCGTACGCAATGCATGTCGCCCCCGACTCCACCAGACCCTTCGCTTCAGCCGGATATGCAGCTAGGTGGAGATACGTGAACAGCGTCGCTTCTGGCCGAAGCATCGCGATCTCACTCGCCTGCGGCTCCTTGACTTTGAGAACGAGCTCGGCCCTGGCAAACACCTCGGTTGCGTCGGCTGCCATCTCTGCGCCGGCGGCGATGTAGTCGGCATCGGTTATCGAAGATCCGACCCCGGCACCCGACTGAACCAGGACCACATGACCGCGGGTGGTCAGTT
This genomic interval from Acidobacteriota bacterium contains the following:
- the ald gene encoding alanine dehydrogenase; its protein translation is MIVGVPTEIKNEEYRVACTPVGVRELTTRGHVVLVQSGAGVGSSITDADYIAAGAEMAADATEVFARAELVLKVKEPQASEIAMLRPEATLFTYLHLAAYPAEAKGLVESGATCIAYETVEMADGSLPLLAPMSEIAGRMAAQAGSYHLEKPRGGRGVLMGGVPGVAPAAVTVIGGGSAGANAAVVASGMGADVTILDINVARLRHIDELHHGRIKTIRSSIASIDELVAQSDLVIGAVLVAGARAPIVISEDNIKSMKPGSVVVDISIDQGGCMETSHETSHANPTYIVHSVVHYAVGNIPGAVPNTATYALTNVTMPYAVALAEGFSSAAARFPELVPGVNVAAGKVTNQAVAAALETDYTDPAKVLNLP